One Meriones unguiculatus strain TT.TT164.6M chromosome 5, Bangor_MerUng_6.1, whole genome shotgun sequence DNA segment encodes these proteins:
- the Tmem52b gene encoding transmembrane protein 52B: MATRTQVVMASVLVYFIQLPGARCEENCANTEHCLTTDWVHLWYIWLLVVVGALLLLCGLTSVCFRCCLSHPENGEDGAPPPYEVTVIAFDHDSTLQSTITSLQSVFGPAARRILAVAHTHSSLGQMPSSVDTLPGYEEALGMSRFTVARCGQKAPDLPSVPEEKQLPPTGKESPQIESPSH, translated from the exons ATGGCCACCCGGACCCAAGTGGTGATGGCTTCTGTCCTGGTTTATTTCATCCAG CTTCCCGGGGCCAGATGCGAGGAGAACTGTGCCAACACTGAACA TTGCCTGACCACTGACTGGGTGCATCTCTGGTACATATG GTTGCTGGTGGTAGTTGGTGCTCTgctgctcctctgtggcctcacgtCGGTATGCTTCCGCTGCTGTCTGAGCCACCCGGAAAACGGGGAAGACGGGGCCCCGCCACCCTATGAAGTGACCGTCATTGCTTTCGACCATGACAGCACTCTCCAGAGTACCATTACAT CTCTGCAGTCCGTGTTTGGCCCTGCAGCTCGGAGAATCCTGGCAGTGGCTCATACACACAGCTCCCTGGGCcagatgccctcctctgtggacaCACTACCGGGCTACGAGGAAGCCCTCGGCATGAGCCGCTTCACAGTGGCAAGGTGTGGGCAGAAAGCTCCCGACTTACCCTCAGTCCCAGAGGAAAAGCAGCTCCCTCCTACAGGGAAGGAATCTCCTCAGATAGAATCCCCATCACACTGA